Proteins encoded within one genomic window of Pararhizobium capsulatum DSM 1112:
- a CDS encoding adenylate/guanylate cyclase domain-containing protein, producing MRERQVGASNNNAAPWVRPLRFHLSIIIVALLVAISVPIIWLTHQQGSASALGAGEQQMKALSRRTIERYESVFSNGYTAISATSVLQPMLSAPPAELNAKREFMMKVLQSSPTIDGLYLGYPDGSFIQAVNVAENPVWAKRLSAPPNSALALRTIVRQSNGTLAFWVFFDASGRPIDQKPIEDSSYDPRRRPWYNAARSQGAPVSVGPYATATTNALSLTLAMPMQKNPDVIVGVDVLLQTVSKLLAKEMVSGNARGYVFDAEKNLIVHSDPAEMEKLLTILSAPPKVAEDLVPIRDPVLDAVRHLDWSSDSTEGKITRFTVDGVDYVAQISAVSFSGLMRGNTIVITAPLSDFTGPTEALLRKTLLVALAFLAAGIIAALLIARLISNALFSLAGNARRMGDLEFSGFEKVQSWVLEINMLGASLASASEAMKSFALYVPRELVRKIIASGQAMANTAARQEVTVLFTDIRDFTTISEQHSPEEIVDMLTVYFELMNETVEAHNGAIIQYLGDSIFGMWNAPTANRDHVADGCRGALALKKRIDNFNRENREAGRPELVTRFGLHTGVAVVGSVGAQSRRQYTAMGDTVNVASRLEGINKQFGTTIIASGSIRAVAGEAFGFRSLGDVQAKGRMEPIEIYELYDLAEPPPEASPEKT from the coding sequence GTGAGGGAGAGGCAAGTCGGGGCAAGCAATAACAACGCGGCGCCATGGGTACGGCCGCTCCGGTTTCATCTCAGCATCATCATTGTTGCTCTTCTCGTTGCAATCTCCGTCCCGATCATCTGGCTGACGCATCAACAGGGCAGCGCTTCGGCGCTGGGCGCTGGCGAGCAGCAGATGAAGGCGCTTAGCCGCCGGACGATCGAGCGTTACGAAAGCGTCTTCAGCAATGGTTATACAGCAATCAGCGCCACATCCGTTTTGCAGCCGATGCTCTCGGCACCGCCCGCCGAGTTGAACGCCAAGCGCGAATTCATGATGAAGGTTCTTCAGAGTTCGCCCACCATCGACGGCCTCTATCTTGGTTATCCGGACGGCAGTTTCATTCAGGCCGTCAACGTAGCTGAAAATCCGGTCTGGGCGAAACGGCTTTCAGCGCCGCCGAACTCCGCGCTGGCCTTGCGAACGATCGTCCGCCAGTCGAATGGAACACTGGCCTTCTGGGTATTCTTCGATGCCAGCGGCAGGCCCATCGATCAGAAGCCGATTGAAGATTCTTCATACGATCCAAGACGACGTCCCTGGTATAATGCCGCGCGAAGCCAGGGCGCCCCGGTCTCTGTCGGCCCCTACGCCACCGCAACGACAAACGCCTTGAGTCTGACGCTCGCCATGCCGATGCAGAAAAACCCGGATGTCATCGTCGGCGTCGATGTTCTTCTGCAAACGGTCAGCAAGCTTCTCGCCAAGGAGATGGTTTCGGGCAACGCGCGTGGCTATGTCTTCGATGCGGAGAAAAACCTGATCGTCCATTCCGACCCTGCCGAAATGGAAAAGCTGCTGACAATCCTCTCCGCTCCACCGAAGGTCGCGGAGGATCTCGTGCCGATCCGCGACCCCGTTCTGGATGCCGTCCGACATCTGGACTGGAGTTCGGATTCGACCGAAGGCAAGATAACGCGCTTCACGGTTGATGGCGTAGACTATGTCGCACAGATTTCGGCCGTTTCCTTCTCTGGCCTGATGCGCGGCAATACTATCGTCATCACGGCTCCCCTCAGTGACTTTACAGGCCCAACCGAGGCTTTGCTCCGCAAAACCTTGCTGGTTGCGCTTGCCTTCCTCGCGGCCGGGATCATCGCCGCGCTGCTGATCGCGCGGCTGATCAGCAATGCCTTGTTCTCGCTTGCGGGCAATGCCCGGCGCATGGGCGATCTCGAGTTCAGCGGCTTCGAGAAGGTGCAGTCCTGGGTGCTGGAGATCAACATGCTCGGCGCTTCACTCGCCTCAGCCAGCGAGGCGATGAAATCCTTTGCGCTGTACGTTCCGCGGGAACTGGTGCGCAAGATCATTGCCTCCGGGCAGGCCATGGCAAACACTGCCGCGCGGCAGGAAGTAACCGTGCTTTTTACCGACATCCGGGATTTCACCACGATTTCCGAACAGCATTCGCCGGAAGAGATCGTCGATATGCTGACGGTCTATTTCGAGCTGATGAACGAAACGGTCGAGGCGCACAATGGCGCGATCATCCAGTATCTCGGCGATTCGATCTTCGGCATGTGGAATGCGCCCACAGCCAACCGCGATCATGTGGCTGATGGCTGTCGCGGCGCGCTTGCCCTCAAGAAGCGGATCGACAATTTCAACCGGGAAAACCGCGAAGCCGGCAGGCCTGAACTCGTCACCCGCTTCGGCCTCCATACCGGCGTCGCAGTCGTCGGCAGCGTCGGTGCACAATCGCGCCGGCAATATACGGCGATGGGCGATACCGTGAATGTCGCCTCGCGGCTTGAAGGCATCAACAAGCAGTTCGGAACCACCATCATCGCCAGCGGCAGCATCCGCGCGGTGGCTGGAGAAGCATTTGGCTTCCGCAGCCTGGGCGATGTTCAGGCAAAGGGGCGCATGGAACCGATCGAGATCTATGAACTTTACGATCTCGCCGAACCGCCCCCTGAGGCATCTCCCGAAAAGACCTGA
- a CDS encoding winged helix-turn-helix domain-containing protein, whose product MADISTPPLRTVLRIQFSKDQRLGRGKVELLEHIKATGSISAAGRAMDMSYRRAWLLVEEMNTMFDQAVVASQRGGSRGGGADVTPFGEAVVARFRTMEEKTAAAIRVDLDWLEEHRSADITEA is encoded by the coding sequence ATGGCCGATATCAGCACGCCCCCGCTGCGCACCGTTCTGCGCATCCAGTTTTCCAAGGACCAGCGGTTGGGGCGCGGCAAGGTCGAACTGCTGGAACATATCAAGGCAACCGGCTCTATTTCAGCCGCTGGTCGGGCGATGGATATGTCCTATCGCCGGGCGTGGTTGCTGGTCGAGGAGATGAACACCATGTTCGATCAGGCCGTCGTTGCCTCTCAACGCGGCGGCAGTAGAGGTGGTGGTGCTGACGTCACACCCTTTGGTGAGGCAGTGGTTGCCCGGTTCCGCACGATGGAAGAAAAAACGGCTGCGGCGATCCGTGTGGATCTCGACTGGCTGGAGGAACACCGGAGTGCGGACATCACCGAAGCATAA
- the modC gene encoding molybdenum ABC transporter ATP-binding protein — translation MSLIVEARHQLGQFSLDASFTSEGGVTALFGRSGSGKTSLLRIIAGLTAPQQGQVTLDDDVLVDTDARRFVPCHRRRFGYVFQEARLFPHLTVRKNLGYGRWFAPKSTCGEDFARIVDLLGIEALLERRPSNLSGGEKQRVAIGRALLSTPRLLLMDEPLAALDEERKAEILPYLERLRDETSVPIVYVSHSVAEVARLADHVVVMEAGKVRAFGTAADILGDNTVSIAAERRETGALLEGTVRAVDDVHGLTTVALKNAMILIPGRHEIGRRVRLHIPARDVMLATTKPQGISALNVLDGEIVGLTYGSSDTMDISIDCGGDLIQSRITRFSTERLELAIGKPVYAIVKTVAFERP, via the coding sequence ATGAGCCTGATCGTTGAAGCCCGGCATCAGCTGGGCCAATTTTCGCTTGATGCGTCTTTCACCTCCGAAGGCGGCGTGACGGCGCTGTTTGGGCGCTCCGGTTCGGGCAAGACCTCGCTCCTGCGCATCATCGCCGGCTTGACAGCGCCGCAGCAGGGACAGGTAACGCTGGATGACGATGTGCTGGTGGATACGGATGCGCGGCGATTCGTGCCCTGCCATCGCCGCCGCTTCGGCTACGTCTTTCAGGAGGCGCGACTCTTCCCGCATTTGACGGTGCGCAAGAACCTCGGCTACGGCCGATGGTTTGCACCGAAGTCTACGTGCGGTGAGGATTTTGCCCGCATCGTCGATCTGCTCGGCATCGAGGCGCTTTTGGAGCGGCGGCCATCCAATCTTTCTGGCGGCGAAAAACAGCGTGTCGCCATCGGACGGGCGCTGCTGTCCACGCCGCGGTTGCTCCTGATGGATGAGCCACTCGCGGCGCTGGATGAAGAGCGCAAGGCGGAAATCCTGCCCTATCTGGAGCGGTTGCGCGACGAGACGAGCGTGCCGATCGTCTATGTCAGCCACTCGGTCGCGGAGGTTGCGCGGCTTGCCGATCATGTGGTGGTCATGGAGGCCGGCAAGGTCCGGGCCTTCGGCACAGCGGCCGATATCCTCGGTGACAATACGGTTTCCATCGCAGCCGAGCGGCGCGAGACGGGGGCGCTGCTGGAAGGCACCGTACGGGCCGTCGATGATGTACATGGACTGACCACGGTTGCGCTAAAGAATGCGATGATCCTGATTCCCGGCCGCCATGAGATCGGAAGACGCGTGCGTCTGCATATCCCGGCGCGGGACGTCATGCTGGCGACGACGAAACCTCAAGGTATCAGCGCGCTCAATGTGCTCGACGGGGAAATTGTGGGCCTGACCTACGGCAGCAGCGATACGATGGATATTTCGATCGATTGCGGCGGCGATCTCATTCAATCCCGCATCACCCGGTTTTCCACCGAGCGACTGGAGCTCGCGATCGGCAAGCCGGTCTATGCGATCGTCAAGACAGTCGCGTTCGAGCGGCCGTGA
- the modB gene encoding molybdate ABC transporter permease subunit produces the protein MDWLALSDAEWTAIHLSLRISLVAMLASLPFGILVAMALARGRFWGKSLLNGVVHLPLILPPVVTGFILLLLFGRRGPVGSFLADWFGIVLSFRWTGAALACGIMGFPLMVRSIRLSIEAVDRKLEEAAGTLGASPLWVFATVTLPLILPGVIAGMILSFAKAMGEFGATITFVSNIPGETQTLSAAIYTFTQVPGGDLGAMRLTLVAIAISMAALLASEFMARFVGRRIDVE, from the coding sequence TTGGACTGGCTGGCACTGAGCGACGCGGAGTGGACGGCGATCCATCTGAGCCTTCGGATATCGCTTGTCGCCATGCTCGCGAGCTTGCCCTTCGGCATTCTCGTTGCCATGGCGCTGGCGCGCGGTCGCTTCTGGGGCAAGTCACTGCTCAACGGCGTCGTCCATCTGCCGTTGATCCTTCCACCTGTCGTTACCGGCTTCATCCTGCTTCTGCTGTTCGGTCGGCGCGGCCCTGTGGGGTCTTTCCTCGCGGATTGGTTCGGCATCGTGCTCTCCTTCCGCTGGACAGGGGCGGCGCTTGCCTGCGGTATCATGGGCTTTCCCCTGATGGTACGCTCTATCCGCTTGTCAATCGAGGCAGTGGATCGCAAGCTTGAAGAGGCGGCCGGCACGCTCGGGGCTTCGCCGCTCTGGGTGTTTGCGACCGTCACTCTTCCACTGATCCTGCCGGGCGTGATCGCCGGCATGATCCTCTCGTTTGCCAAGGCGATGGGCGAGTTCGGCGCGACTATCACCTTCGTGTCTAACATTCCCGGCGAGACCCAGACGCTTTCGGCGGCGATCTATACCTTTACCCAGGTGCCGGGCGGCGATCTCGGCGCGATGCGGCTCACGCTCGTTGCTATTGCTATTTCCATGGCTGCGCTGCTCGCCTCCGAGTTCATGGCGCGGTTCGTCGGACGGAGGATCGACGTCGAATGA
- the modA gene encoding molybdate ABC transporter substrate-binding protein translates to MTFHLLGRLTKIAVAVTVAGFTTIASPAMADDTVTVFAAASLKNALDAANAEWTKESAKQTTVSYAASSALAKQIESGAPADLFISADLAWMDYVAEKKLIKDDTRSNLLGNRIVLVAPKDGAKTVEIKEGFDLAGLVGDGKLAMGAVDSVPAGKYGKAALEKLGVWASVEGKVAGAESVRAALALVSRGEAPYGIVYQTDAAADPGVAVVGTFPEESHPPIIYPVAILSESKNADAAAYLEFLKSDKAAAFFTQQGFTLLK, encoded by the coding sequence ATGACATTTCATCTTTTGGGCAGGCTGACGAAGATTGCCGTTGCTGTCACCGTTGCCGGCTTTACCACCATTGCCAGCCCGGCCATGGCCGACGACACGGTCACCGTCTTTGCCGCAGCCAGCCTGAAGAACGCACTTGATGCGGCCAATGCCGAATGGACGAAGGAAAGCGCCAAGCAGACGACCGTCTCCTATGCGGCCTCATCGGCGCTCGCCAAACAGATCGAATCCGGCGCGCCGGCTGACCTTTTCATCTCTGCCGACCTCGCCTGGATGGATTACGTCGCTGAAAAGAAGCTGATCAAGGACGATACCCGCTCCAACCTGCTCGGCAATCGCATCGTCCTCGTTGCGCCGAAGGATGGGGCAAAGACGGTCGAGATCAAGGAAGGCTTCGACCTTGCCGGCCTCGTCGGTGATGGCAAGCTTGCCATGGGCGCCGTGGATTCGGTTCCGGCCGGTAAATACGGCAAGGCGGCCCTTGAAAAGCTCGGTGTCTGGGCTTCGGTTGAAGGCAAGGTTGCGGGTGCTGAAAGCGTTCGGGCGGCGCTGGCGCTCGTTTCGCGTGGTGAGGCTCCCTATGGCATCGTCTACCAGACGGATGCGGCCGCTGATCCGGGTGTTGCAGTCGTTGGCACCTTCCCGGAAGAGAGCCACCCGCCGATCATCTATCCGGTCGCCATTCTCTCTGAATCGAAGAATGCGGATGCGGCTGCGTATCTGGAATTCCTGAAATCCGACAAGGCTGCGGCGTTCTTTACGCAGCAGGGCTTCACCCTCCTGAAATAG
- a CDS encoding helix-turn-helix domain-containing protein, whose translation MSEAAEALGFKDAAYFGRFFKRMAGVSPRAYRQGIPLKHVRSETSYAAWP comes from the coding sequence ATATCGGAGGCAGCCGAAGCGCTCGGCTTCAAGGATGCCGCTTATTTCGGCCGCTTCTTCAAGCGCATGGCGGGCGTCTCCCCCCGCGCATACCGACAAGGCATCCCACTGAAGCATGTCCGGTCCGAAACGAGCTACGCCGCCTGGCCATAA
- a CDS encoding beta-N-acetylhexosaminidase, with translation MTNQCSFRLENLWVSDEQGGSYRLTLANLSDAPIRNFRLCVSGPARIGQGADIEGGTLVHWLSNHAELRPPEGFVLEPGASWAVTIRRMSDPLNHWTDGVTAAYLVLADDTSATVAVSPMGNSGNNAELKRGALVYPVPVAAPVSVSILPWPQSVNVSGNAPPPPGFALRPEGRDATKAADAFSQLVEYLFPAEGIVRSASEGGLPVTLSRDEPLGSEAYILRFAPNEVAVAGGGHGGLLYGLITLGQILRGARLHPGTFIFPGEGEIVDTPLHEWRGTHLDVARQFYGAAEIKRFLHILAWNKLNRFHWHLSDDEAWRVEIEAYPALTEIGAWRGHGLAIPPLLGSAPQRSGGYYTKAVIREIVALAGNLGIEVMPEIDVPGHCYAMLQAIPELRDPAEHGNYHSVQGFPNNCLNPAREDTYRALETIFDELIELFPCAVFHVGADEVPLGAWSGSPQALGELRAIGGDALADGHAKRLDVITNHHGADDIEGSGAAVLQSAFLGRIQAFLASRGRVTGGWQEAAHGNVIDKAKSLLFGWRTVEASAALAGEGYNLVVCPGKVYYLDMANSTAWSEPGASWVGWSSPEKLYTFDPVEGWSEEQKTRLLGVQCCIWSEPMSDRAVFDRLVFPRLSALAETAWTRDEHKSFKRFEALAGLMPVLYGFYGQAA, from the coding sequence ATGACGAACCAATGCTCTTTTCGGCTCGAAAACCTCTGGGTGTCTGATGAACAGGGCGGCAGCTATCGGTTGACCCTTGCAAACCTTTCCGATGCTCCCATCCGCAATTTCCGGCTTTGCGTGTCAGGTCCGGCACGGATCGGTCAAGGCGCTGATATCGAGGGCGGCACTCTGGTGCACTGGCTCTCCAACCACGCGGAATTGCGGCCGCCGGAAGGCTTCGTGCTTGAGCCAGGCGCCTCATGGGCGGTGACGATCCGACGGATGAGCGATCCGCTCAATCATTGGACTGATGGTGTGACGGCGGCCTATCTTGTTCTCGCTGACGATACCTCTGCCACGGTTGCGGTGTCGCCTATGGGAAACAGCGGCAACAATGCGGAGTTGAAGCGTGGCGCCTTGGTTTATCCGGTGCCGGTCGCGGCTCCTGTCTCCGTTTCCATTCTTCCCTGGCCGCAGTCCGTCAACGTATCAGGCAACGCCCCTCCACCACCCGGTTTTGCGCTTCGACCGGAGGGACGAGACGCGACAAAGGCTGCCGATGCTTTTTCGCAGCTTGTCGAATATCTGTTTCCCGCCGAAGGCATCGTGCGTTCCGCCAGCGAGGGCGGTTTGCCGGTGACGCTGAGCAGGGACGAGCCCTTGGGGTCGGAAGCCTATATTTTGCGGTTCGCGCCCAATGAGGTTGCCGTTGCGGGCGGTGGGCATGGCGGGCTGCTCTACGGCCTGATCACACTCGGGCAAATCCTGCGCGGCGCGCGGCTTCATCCGGGAACCTTCATTTTTCCCGGAGAAGGCGAGATCGTCGATACGCCTTTACATGAATGGCGCGGCACGCATCTCGATGTCGCCCGGCAATTCTACGGTGCTGCGGAAATCAAGCGCTTCCTGCATATTCTCGCCTGGAACAAGCTGAACCGCTTCCACTGGCATCTCTCCGATGACGAGGCGTGGCGGGTGGAGATCGAGGCTTATCCCGCCTTGACCGAAATCGGTGCCTGGCGCGGCCACGGGCTTGCCATCCCGCCGCTGCTCGGCTCGGCGCCGCAGCGGAGCGGAGGGTACTATACCAAGGCGGTGATCCGGGAGATCGTCGCACTGGCGGGGAACCTGGGCATAGAGGTGATGCCGGAAATTGATGTGCCCGGTCATTGTTACGCGATGCTGCAAGCCATTCCGGAACTGCGCGATCCGGCCGAACACGGCAATTATCACTCGGTACAGGGTTTCCCCAACAATTGCCTCAACCCGGCGCGCGAGGACACTTACCGCGCGCTCGAAACGATCTTTGACGAACTGATCGAGCTTTTCCCCTGCGCCGTCTTCCATGTCGGTGCCGACGAGGTGCCGCTGGGGGCGTGGTCCGGCTCGCCGCAGGCTTTGGGCGAATTGAGGGCGATTGGCGGCGATGCCCTGGCCGATGGCCATGCCAAACGACTTGATGTCATCACCAACCATCACGGGGCCGACGATATCGAAGGTTCGGGTGCGGCCGTGCTGCAATCGGCCTTTCTGGGACGTATTCAGGCGTTCCTAGCATCTCGGGGGCGCGTCACCGGCGGTTGGCAGGAGGCTGCCCATGGCAACGTAATCGACAAGGCGAAGTCGCTGCTGTTTGGATGGCGCACGGTTGAGGCTTCGGCGGCGCTGGCTGGCGAGGGCTACAATCTCGTCGTCTGCCCTGGAAAAGTCTATTATCTGGACATGGCGAATAGCACCGCGTGGTCCGAGCCCGGAGCAAGCTGGGTGGGGTGGTCCAGCCCGGAGAAGCTCTACACTTTCGATCCGGTCGAGGGCTGGAGCGAAGAGCAGAAGACGCGCCTGCTTGGCGTCCAGTGCTGCATCTGGTCGGAGCCGATGAGCGACCGGGCAGTTTTTGACAGGTTGGTTTTTCCGCGGCTTTCGGCCCTGGCCGAAACCGCCTGGACGCGCGACGAGCACAAGTCCTTTAAGCGGTTCGAAGCCTTGGCGGGCCTGATGCCGGTGCTCTACGGCTTTTATGGCCAGGCGGCGTAG
- a CDS encoding GNAT family N-acetyltransferase yields the protein MDYLVNLSLVSADPAVDARVTDTGVMIRRALAPELELVTDWVRSRFGAGWAGETAVAFSRQPPGCFLATKEGKLVGFACHESIARGFFGPTGVDESVRGQGIGQALLLASLIDLKTMGYAYAIIGDVGPAAFYERAVGAMPIPNSAPGIYAGMLTSVE from the coding sequence ATGGATTATCTGGTCAATCTTTCGCTCGTTTCAGCCGATCCGGCAGTCGATGCCCGCGTGACTGATACCGGTGTCATGATAAGGCGGGCATTGGCGCCGGAGCTGGAACTGGTGACTGATTGGGTGCGCAGCCGCTTTGGCGCGGGTTGGGCAGGAGAAACAGCGGTTGCCTTTTCCCGCCAGCCGCCGGGCTGTTTCCTGGCGACGAAGGAGGGCAAGCTCGTTGGCTTCGCCTGCCACGAATCGATTGCCCGCGGCTTCTTCGGGCCGACGGGTGTCGACGAGAGCGTACGCGGGCAGGGCATCGGCCAAGCGCTGCTGCTGGCATCGCTGATCGATCTCAAGACGATGGGATATGCCTATGCGATTATCGGCGATGTCGGGCCGGCAGCCTTTTATGAGCGGGCGGTGGGTGCGATGCCGATTCCGAATTCGGCACCCGGTATCTATGCCGGCATGCTGACTTCGGTCGAGTGA
- a CDS encoding adenylate/guanylate cyclase domain-containing protein codes for MDSETETSAVPQGDVEGQWPVQRRAILDWLIQGTRDERFIDNIVTEMCTRLRTAGVPVARATLHFRTNHPEWLGARILWRTGMDEAKISFFGYGVEATPQFQSSPANEILSGTPEVRQNLEGLAETGHPYSLYVELSREGLTDYVAWPMDHTLGKRHVMTFASDRPGGFLEEHLTFLRDLTPALTLVTEIRLKNILARTFLRTYVGPHASEQILAGATTRGSGVTVEAAILICDLRGFTTISDLWPRDEVIDLLNAYFDAMSEPIEAHGGEILKFMGDGLLAIFPLSNPRAGLDLLNAITEARAAMTALNLENAERNRPLLDYGVGVHVGDVMYGNIGSRKRLDFTVIGPVVNIASRLETLTKETGRPVLLSAAFAEMVRDDVELESLGSFPLKGVGEPVHVFTLPGDVVTLQTSGH; via the coding sequence ATGGATTCTGAAACGGAGACGAGCGCGGTTCCTCAGGGGGATGTCGAGGGGCAATGGCCTGTTCAGCGGCGGGCCATTCTCGACTGGCTGATCCAGGGAACGCGCGACGAGCGCTTCATCGACAATATCGTGACTGAAATGTGTACCCGATTGCGGACTGCAGGTGTCCCCGTCGCCCGAGCGACATTGCATTTTCGCACCAACCATCCCGAATGGCTGGGTGCCCGCATCCTCTGGCGCACGGGGATGGATGAGGCGAAGATCAGCTTCTTCGGTTACGGGGTGGAAGCGACCCCTCAGTTTCAAAGCAGCCCGGCAAACGAGATATTGAGCGGGACGCCAGAGGTTCGCCAAAACCTCGAGGGGTTGGCTGAAACCGGCCATCCCTATTCACTCTATGTTGAACTCAGCAGGGAGGGACTGACGGATTACGTTGCCTGGCCGATGGATCACACGCTTGGCAAACGTCATGTCATGACGTTTGCCAGCGACCGTCCGGGCGGATTTCTCGAAGAGCATCTGACATTCCTGAGGGATCTGACACCCGCGCTGACGCTTGTTACCGAAATTCGGTTGAAAAACATTCTGGCGCGTACTTTCCTTCGTACCTATGTCGGCCCGCATGCCAGTGAGCAGATTCTCGCTGGCGCCACGACGCGCGGCAGCGGCGTCACCGTCGAGGCCGCCATTCTGATCTGCGATCTCAGAGGGTTCACGACGATTTCCGACCTTTGGCCGCGCGACGAGGTGATTGACCTGCTCAATGCCTATTTCGACGCCATGTCCGAACCGATCGAGGCCCATGGCGGCGAGATCCTGAAATTCATGGGCGATGGCCTCCTTGCCATCTTTCCGCTCAGCAACCCCAGGGCCGGTCTCGATTTGCTCAATGCTATTACAGAGGCGAGAGCTGCGATGACTGCCCTTAATCTCGAAAACGCCGAACGCAATCGTCCGCTGCTCGATTATGGTGTCGGCGTCCATGTCGGCGACGTGATGTATGGCAATATCGGATCGCGCAAGCGGCTGGATTTTACGGTTATCGGTCCCGTGGTGAATATCGCCTCGCGGCTTGAAACCTTGACGAAAGAAACCGGCCGGCCGGTTTTATTGTCCGCTGCTTTTGCGGAAATGGTGCGCGACGACGTGGAACTCGAGAGCTTGGGTTCGTTCCCGCTGAAGGGCGTTGGCGAGCCCGTTCATGTTTTTACCTTGCCGGGTGACGTCGTCACGCTCCAGACGAGCGGACATTAG